Proteins from a genomic interval of Calypte anna isolate BGI_N300 chromosome 6, bCalAnn1_v1.p, whole genome shotgun sequence:
- the FAM53B gene encoding LOW QUALITY PROTEIN: protein FAM53B (The sequence of the model RefSeq protein was modified relative to this genomic sequence to represent the inferred CDS: deleted 2 bases in 2 codons; substituted 1 base at 1 genomic stop codon), giving the protein MNRWRDLRQKCPLQLEQRAASWDCXSDKGEEGSRGQGTRPPTCSVTNLIKDLSLSDPHGHPTAPQANAQCVPLLFLTRWSACGTSLEALGLPGLERRWEKRRCYSGGSVQRYSNGFAPMQRSSSFSLPARSNLFSSDHPALLSRPGCQPGKGKGGGGERADMQRSLSCSHDRFSSSSEYGPPSACSTPASTPELGRRAGGLSRSRSQPCVLNDKKVGVKRRRPEEVVQEQRPSLDLAKMTQNRQTFNSLTCLSSGAVPGPHPWTSTPCSPEVMPGRTPACTPVPDPPGSRAQERQPGRDELSCEEEEEGGGKEEDGTAWRSGGTGTESLFQLDGEIDIEQIENN; this is encoded by the exons ATGAACAGATGGAGAGACCTCAGGCAGAAATGCCCTCTCCAGCTGGAGCAGCGGGCGGCATCATGGGACTGTTAGTCGGACAAGGGCGAGGAGGGCTCTCGTGGCCAAGGGACGCGGCCACCCACCTGCTCG GTCACCAACCTGATCAAAGACCTCAGCCTCAGCGACCCCCATGGCCACCCCACCGCCCCCCAAGCAAACGCCCAGTGcgttcctctcctttttctgacGAGATGGTCGGCCTGCGGGACCTCCCTGGAGGCCCTTGGGCTCCCGGGTTTGGAACGCCGGTGGGAGAAGCGGCGGTGCTACAGCGGGGGCAGCGTCCAGCGTTACTCC AATGGCTTCGCCCCCATGCAGAGGAGCTCCAGCTTCAGCCTCCCCGCCCGATCCAACCTTTTTTCCAGTGACCATCCTGCCCTCCTCAGCCGGCCGGGATGCCAGCCCGGGAAAGGGAAGGGCGGCGGGGGAGAGCGGGCGGACATGCAGAGATCCCTCTCCTGCTCGCACGACcgcttctcctcctcctcggAGTATGGccctccctcagcctgcagcaCCCCGGCTTCCACCCCAGAGCTGGGACGGAGAGCTGGGGGGCTGTCCCGGAGCCGCTCCCAACCCTGTGTCCTCAACGATAAAAAAGTTGGGGTGAAGAGGAGGAGGCCTGAGGAGGTGGTTCAGGAGCAGCGGCCCTCGCTGGACCTCGCCAAGATGACCCAG AACCGCCAGACCTTCAACAGCCTCACCTGCCTTAGCTCCGGGGCTGTCCCCGGCCCCCACCCATGGACCtccaccccctgctccccagaggTGATGCCTGGCAGGACCCCCGCCTGCACCCCAGTACCGGACCCACCGGGTTCTCGGGCCCAGGAACGCCAGCCCGGCCGGGATGAGCTctcctgtgaggaggaggaggaaggaggtgggaaggaggaggatgggacGGCGTGGCGGAGCGGGGGGACGGGCACCGAGAGCCTCTTCCAGCTGGATGGTGAGATAGACATCGAGCAGATCGAGAACAACTGA